In a genomic window of Occallatibacter riparius:
- a CDS encoding DUF3631 domain-containing protein translates to MDVDVRQLGQDVFGEDKAEREIEHLQTALNEALMRGDQITAGAVSDSLADRLPVWNGWPAELFDLREDYTAGLLDEIAAFIRRYVVLHDNQEAILAVWVLHTYVFQFSFFTPYIFVTAAEKACGKSLLMDVLRVLAHNPRRAGGITAAALVRVIDRERAADAKDRPTLFLDEMDAQLASNPEFAATLQGILNEGFVRYGVVTKCDGKNNELRDFAVYCPKVFAGIGNHLHDTTASRSIRIEMRRRTAGERVRSFDTEQAEAEALPLREMIERWSKTVTPVLRAAFRYGQVSGFDGRQNDTARPLLTIASLAGEAWHNRVLRAIRLAFASNAEATESFGAMLLSDIRAHFDERRTDRLTTADVLEYLHQLDERPWIAWGFRHEPMRSHQLAKELRKYRIAPRTLRIGSGTAKGYLRTDFEDAWARFCASVVADPVTAVTSSHTASVLAETLLLPDPEHGTPVTSEEEWLRL, encoded by the coding sequence ATGGATGTCGATGTACGGCAATTGGGACAGGATGTCTTCGGGGAAGATAAGGCCGAACGAGAGATAGAGCACTTGCAAACTGCTTTGAATGAAGCCCTCATGCGTGGGGATCAGATAACGGCAGGCGCAGTGTCGGACTCATTGGCAGACAGGTTGCCGGTCTGGAACGGCTGGCCCGCAGAATTATTCGACCTGCGCGAAGACTACACGGCTGGGCTTCTGGACGAGATCGCGGCATTCATTCGGCGCTATGTCGTCTTGCACGATAATCAAGAGGCGATTCTTGCCGTCTGGGTTCTCCACACTTACGTCTTCCAGTTCTCGTTTTTCACACCATACATCTTCGTAACCGCAGCGGAGAAGGCGTGTGGAAAGTCCTTGTTGATGGACGTGCTGCGCGTGCTTGCGCACAACCCTCGCAGGGCAGGAGGAATCACAGCCGCCGCATTGGTGCGTGTCATTGACCGGGAAAGAGCTGCCGATGCGAAGGATAGACCAACCCTTTTCCTCGATGAGATGGATGCGCAGTTGGCGAGCAACCCCGAGTTTGCCGCTACCCTGCAAGGCATCCTCAACGAAGGCTTCGTGCGTTACGGAGTCGTAACGAAGTGCGACGGGAAGAATAACGAGTTGCGCGACTTCGCGGTGTACTGCCCCAAAGTGTTTGCAGGTATAGGCAACCACCTGCACGACACCACAGCCTCCCGCTCGATCCGTATCGAAATGAGACGCAGGACCGCCGGAGAGCGTGTGCGGTCATTTGACACCGAACAAGCAGAGGCAGAAGCATTGCCACTCCGCGAGATGATCGAGCGCTGGTCGAAAACCGTTACGCCAGTGCTTCGTGCCGCCTTCCGCTACGGACAAGTCTCTGGTTTTGACGGGCGACAGAATGATACAGCGCGGCCGTTGCTGACAATTGCGTCACTAGCGGGTGAAGCGTGGCATAACCGAGTCTTGCGAGCCATACGGCTAGCGTTTGCAAGTAACGCGGAAGCTACCGAGTCCTTCGGGGCGATGCTACTGTCTGACATTCGGGCGCACTTCGATGAGAGACGCACCGACAGGCTGACCACCGCTGACGTGCTGGAGTACCTGCACCAGCTAGACGAGCGGCCATGGATCGCGTGGGGATTCCGACACGAGCCGATGAGGTCGCACCAACTCGCCAAGGAACTTCGTAAGTATCGCATCGCTCCGCGCACCCTTCGGATCGGGAGCGGTACAGCGAAAGGTTATCTACGGACCGACTTCGAGGATGCGTGGGCCAGGTTCTGCGCTTCGGTGGTTGCAGACCCCGTAACGGCCGTCACATCGTCACACACCGCCTCAGTGCTGGCTGAAACCCTGTTACTGCCTGATCCGGAGCACGGCACGCCCGTCACGAGCGAAGAGGAGTGGCTGCGACTATAG
- a CDS encoding helix-turn-helix transcriptional regulator yields MRITMTSTEERFLRLPEVITRVGLSRSQIYRLMARGEFPMGVRLGMNSTRWTASSINSWIAERINSHQSFAQAA; encoded by the coding sequence ATGAGGATCACTATGACGAGTACCGAGGAACGCTTCTTGAGGCTACCCGAGGTTATCACCCGCGTCGGCCTGAGTCGGTCGCAAATCTACCGTCTGATGGCACGGGGAGAGTTTCCGATGGGGGTGCGATTGGGGATGAACAGCACCCGGTGGACGGCATCGAGTATCAACAGCTGGATTGCCGAGCGAATCAACAGCCACCAATCATTCGCACAAGCTGCGTAG
- a CDS encoding sigma-70 family RNA polymerase sigma factor, with the protein MQYTALCQKIDELQASGDTEDLLRYVRMLAYRRLYDEDAAQTVTIRVFQRISHYEPIAPFHAWVNHIIRGVRADMFKAMEEANRSIPLPDELYAGNDRHPEIQFPSEQARQVFELKAEGFSPSEIATALGVSRNTLDQRCHRWKKQIKLKAT; encoded by the coding sequence GTGCAGTACACAGCACTTTGCCAGAAAATAGATGAGTTGCAGGCAAGCGGTGACACCGAGGATCTCTTGCGATATGTACGGATGCTCGCGTACCGGCGGCTCTACGATGAGGATGCAGCCCAGACGGTAACGATCAGAGTGTTTCAGCGTATATCTCACTATGAGCCGATTGCTCCCTTTCACGCATGGGTTAACCACATCATCCGAGGGGTTCGTGCGGATATGTTCAAAGCGATGGAGGAAGCGAATCGCAGCATCCCCTTACCTGACGAGCTTTACGCTGGCAACGACCGGCACCCTGAGATTCAGTTCCCGAGCGAGCAGGCGAGGCAGGTCTTTGAACTCAAGGCCGAGGGTTTCAGTCCATCGGAGATCGCCACAGCTCTGGGTGTCAGTCGCAATACGCTCGATCAGAGATGCCACCGCTGGAAGAAGCAAATAAAGTTGAAAGCGACGTAA